A single region of the Lactobacillus xylocopicola genome encodes:
- a CDS encoding helix-turn-helix domain-containing protein has protein sequence MTIGELLRKYRLTQAKTKKEWAGTALSPSFYARVERGLNRISAEDLIRLLHANKISVIKFFEQLDPHDYRISKEEQALYLAINKAYYSGAKADLLKLYDKIVHSDLLNNEDHLMLIDIYLAIIDDDYTSINTATLEKLKERIFVVDNFDTETLNLYCKCIVFYSLDDNLVIAKRVLEQVKDNDSISSQKYVLGIVINMLIFCIKEKRYQEAKFFANRAQAFATTPEIYFYKNLLLFFTSLLNYREKSEKNIWTNAATLFAMLTSQV, from the coding sequence ATGACCATCGGTGAATTACTAAGAAAGTATCGTTTAACGCAAGCAAAAACTAAAAAAGAATGGGCGGGAACTGCACTCAGTCCGTCTTTTTATGCACGTGTAGAAAGAGGACTAAACAGAATTTCGGCAGAAGATCTGATTAGGCTATTGCATGCAAATAAAATTTCGGTAATAAAGTTTTTTGAACAGCTTGATCCACATGATTACCGCATAAGCAAAGAAGAACAGGCACTATATCTTGCTATTAACAAGGCGTATTATAGCGGGGCAAAAGCTGACTTGCTCAAGCTCTACGATAAAATTGTCCACAGCGATTTGTTGAATAATGAAGATCACCTAATGCTGATTGATATCTACTTGGCCATCATTGATGATGATTATACTAGCATTAATACCGCTACTCTAGAAAAACTAAAAGAACGAATCTTTGTTGTTGATAATTTTGATACAGAAACTCTTAACCTCTACTGCAAATGTATAGTTTTTTATAGCTTGGACGATAATTTAGTCATTGCCAAACGTGTGCTTGAACAAGTTAAAGACAATGATTCAATATCTAGCCAAAAATATGTTTTGGGAATAGTAATTAACATGTTGATTTTTTGTATTAAGGAGAAGCGTTATCAAGAAGCGAAATTCTTTGCTAACAGGGCCCAAGCATTTGCAACCACGCCGGAAATATACTTTTACAAGAATTTGCTATTGTTTTTTACTAGTTTGTTGAATTACCGTGAAAAATCAGAAAAAAATATTTGGACCAATGCCGCGACGTTATTCGCAATGTTGACCAGTCAGGTATGA
- the lysS gene encoding lysine--tRNA ligase → MAKNEMNDQLIVRRQKMEELREKGIEPFGMRKFDRQDLARTLNEKYLGEDKDELNAELPKTKIAGRMLAKRGKGKVGFADLYDRTGKVQIYVRKDMVGEENYQIFKKADIGDFLGIEGEVMKTDTGELTLRAQHITFLSKALRPLPDKYHGLKDVEQIYRQRYLDLISNRASYERFVHRTKIIQAIRDFLNDKDFLEVETPVLHNIPGGAEARPFISHHNALDIDLYMRIALELPLKRLIVGDMERVYEIGRVFRNEGLDTHHNPEFTELETYAAYWDFHDVMDEAEGIIRAAASVVTDDGKVTYQGTEIDLGKPFRRVHMVDLIKEKTGVDFWQQMSLEEATQVARDHKIQVESFWNVGHIIDAFFEKYCEETIVDPTFVYGHPVEISPLAKKNADDPRFTDRFEIYIMGEEYGNAFSELNDPDDQRERFEAQMVEREAGNDEADMIDEDYLRAMEYGMPPTGGLGIGIDRLVMLLTDAPAIRDVLLFPTMRPEKIEDIEREVQADLEHKNK, encoded by the coding sequence GTGGCTAAAAATGAAATGAACGACCAATTGATTGTTCGCCGCCAAAAAATGGAAGAGCTGCGGGAAAAGGGCATTGAACCTTTTGGCATGAGGAAGTTTGACCGGCAAGACCTAGCTCGTACCTTGAATGAAAAATATCTTGGTGAAGACAAGGATGAGTTGAACGCGGAATTGCCTAAAACCAAGATTGCCGGCAGAATGCTGGCAAAAAGGGGCAAGGGTAAGGTCGGTTTTGCTGATCTTTATGACCGTACAGGCAAAGTGCAGATTTATGTGCGTAAGGATATGGTTGGCGAAGAAAACTATCAGATTTTCAAAAAAGCTGATATCGGTGACTTCTTGGGCATTGAAGGCGAAGTCATGAAGACAGACACGGGTGAATTGACGCTTCGTGCCCAACACATTACCTTCTTGTCGAAGGCCTTGCGGCCCCTGCCAGATAAGTATCATGGCCTGAAAGATGTCGAGCAGATCTACCGCCAACGTTACCTTGATCTGATTTCTAACCGGGCTAGTTACGAGCGTTTTGTTCATCGGACCAAGATTATTCAGGCAATCAGGGACTTCCTGAATGACAAAGATTTCTTGGAAGTCGAAACCCCTGTTTTGCACAATATTCCAGGCGGGGCTGAAGCTCGTCCCTTTATTTCCCACCACAATGCTCTCGACATTGACCTTTACATGAGAATTGCCCTTGAGCTGCCACTTAAGCGGCTAATTGTAGGTGACATGGAACGGGTTTACGAGATTGGCCGGGTCTTCAGAAATGAAGGACTAGATACCCACCATAATCCAGAATTCACCGAGTTGGAAACTTATGCTGCATACTGGGATTTCCACGACGTGATGGATGAGGCCGAGGGAATCATCCGCGCTGCCGCCAGCGTTGTTACTGACGATGGTAAGGTTACTTACCAGGGAACTGAGATTGACCTGGGTAAGCCGTTTAGGCGCGTGCATATGGTCGACCTCATTAAGGAAAAGACGGGTGTTGATTTTTGGCAGCAGATGAGTCTGGAAGAGGCAACACAAGTAGCCCGCGATCATAAGATTCAGGTTGAAAGTTTTTGGAACGTAGGCCACATCATTGATGCCTTCTTTGAGAAGTATTGTGAAGAAACAATCGTTGACCCGACCTTTGTCTACGGTCACCCAGTAGAGATTTCTCCGTTAGCGAAAAAGAACGCTGATGATCCTCGCTTCACTGACCGCTTTGAGATCTACATCATGGGTGAAGAGTATGGCAATGCCTTCTCTGAGCTCAATGATCCAGACGATCAACGTGAGCGTTTCGAGGCACAGATGGTTGAGCGTGAAGCTGGAAATGATGAAGCAGATATGATTGATGAGGACTATCTGCGGGCTATGGAATATGGTATGCCACCAACTGGCGGCCTTGGAATTGGGATCGACCGTCTGGTCATGCTCTTGACTGATGCGCCAGCAATCCGTGACGTCTTGCTCTTTCCGACGATGCGTCCTGAGAAGATTGAAGATATCGAACGCGAAGTGCAAGCAGATCTGGAACACAAAAACAAGTAA
- a CDS encoding DNA-directed RNA polymerase subunit beta encodes MLNGHVVNFGKHRTRRSFSRIKEVLKLPNLTDVQNESYQWFLDEGIKDVFDDIMPISDFSGKLSLEYIGYKLQKPKYTVDEARDHDATYSAPMNVTLKLTNQKTGEIKTQDVFFGDLPLMTESGSFIINGAERVIVSQLVRSPSVYYSGDYDKNGREIFGTTVIPNRGAWLEYETDAKNVSYVRVDRTRKLPLTVLIRALGIGSDDEILDIFGQSDTLQFTLDKDVHKNPADSRVAEALKDVYERLRPGEPKTTDSSRSLLYARFFDPRRYDLAPVGRYKVNKKLSLKNRLYGETLAETLADPDTGEIIAKKDTVVTHELMETLEQYLDRDDFKMVTYEPSKEGVLQDPISVQEIKVYSKVNPERVVKLISNGHIDENVKYLTPADVLASINYFLLLQDGIGNTDDIDHLGNRRIRRVGELMENQFRIGLARMERVVRERMSIQDPSTVTPQQLINIRPIVASIKEFFGSSQLSQFMDQHNPLGELTHKRRMSALGPGGLTRDRAGYEVRDVHYTQYGRLCPIETPEGPNIGLINSLATYAVINKYGFIETPYRRVDWTTHKVTDRIDYLTADVEDNYIIAGANAKLNPDGSFEDDLILARHKEDNIEVSPDKIDYMDVIPKQVVSVASACIPFLENDDSNRALMGANQQRQAAPLINPHSSLVGTGMEYRAAHDSGAAVLAEAAGTVEYVDANTIRIRRADGTLDKYTLEKYRRSNNSKSYNQTPNVKLGDKVEESEVIVNGPTMDHGELALGQNPVIAFMTWNMYNYEDAIMLSEHLVKDDVYTSISIEDYESEARDTKLGPEEITRELPNVGEDALKDLDSQGIVRIGAEVHDGDILVGKVTPKGVTELSAEERLLHAIFGEKAREVRDTSLRVPHGGGGIVRDVKVYTRENGDELAPGVNTLVRVYIAQKRKIQVGDKMSGRHGNKGTVAAVVPEEDMPYLPDGTPVDICLNPMGVPSRMNIGQLLELHLGWAANRLGIHVATPVFDGASEDDVWDTVHKAGVDRDGKTVLYDGRTGEPFHNRVSVGIMHYLKLTHMVDDKIHARSIGPYSLVTQQPLGGKAQFGGQRFGEMEVWALEAYGAAYTLQEILTYKSDDVVGRVKAYEAVVKGERIPKPGVPESFRVLVKELQSLGLNIRVLDMDHKEIELRDMDDDSNEHLNIDTLSKMAEEQQKKKLAATADASDDGEAGEPVESTESETPVDKSDDDNKISK; translated from the coding sequence TTGTTAAACGGACACGTAGTAAATTTTGGCAAACATCGTACAAGGCGTAGTTTTTCCCGCATTAAAGAAGTGCTGAAATTACCCAACTTGACAGATGTCCAAAACGAATCATATCAATGGTTTTTGGATGAAGGTATAAAGGACGTCTTTGACGACATTATGCCAATTAGTGACTTTTCAGGTAAGCTATCGCTGGAATATATTGGCTACAAACTGCAGAAGCCAAAGTATACTGTCGATGAAGCCCGGGATCATGATGCAACTTATTCTGCACCAATGAACGTCACGCTGAAGTTGACCAACCAAAAAACCGGTGAAATCAAGACCCAAGATGTCTTTTTTGGCGATTTACCGCTGATGACGGAATCAGGTTCTTTTATCATTAATGGTGCAGAAAGAGTCATCGTTTCTCAATTAGTTAGGTCCCCGAGTGTGTATTATTCAGGTGACTATGACAAGAATGGCCGTGAAATCTTTGGCACGACGGTTATTCCTAACCGCGGTGCCTGGCTGGAATATGAAACTGATGCCAAAAATGTCTCATACGTGCGTGTGGACCGTACTCGTAAGTTGCCTTTGACCGTTCTGATTAGAGCTCTTGGTATTGGTTCAGACGATGAAATTCTAGATATTTTTGGTCAAAGTGATACGCTGCAATTCACTTTAGACAAGGATGTACATAAGAACCCAGCCGATTCACGGGTTGCCGAAGCGCTGAAAGATGTTTATGAGCGCTTGCGTCCAGGTGAACCGAAGACCACCGATTCGTCCCGTTCACTGCTCTATGCGCGCTTCTTTGATCCACGTCGTTATGACTTGGCACCAGTTGGTCGGTACAAGGTTAACAAGAAGTTGTCGCTCAAGAACCGTCTTTATGGTGAAACACTGGCTGAAACTTTAGCAGACCCAGATACTGGTGAAATCATTGCCAAGAAGGATACTGTAGTTACTCATGAGCTAATGGAAACGCTTGAGCAGTACCTTGATCGTGATGACTTCAAGATGGTTACTTATGAACCTTCTAAAGAAGGGGTTTTGCAAGACCCAATTAGCGTTCAGGAGATTAAGGTCTACTCCAAGGTAAATCCCGAGCGTGTGGTTAAACTTATTTCTAATGGTCACATTGATGAGAACGTGAAGTATCTGACCCCAGCCGATGTTTTGGCCTCAATCAATTACTTCCTCCTGCTACAAGATGGTATTGGTAATACTGATGACATTGATCACTTAGGTAATCGCCGTATTCGTCGGGTTGGTGAATTAATGGAAAACCAATTTAGAATTGGTTTAGCACGAATGGAACGGGTTGTAAGGGAAAGAATGTCCATTCAAGACCCATCAACGGTCACCCCGCAACAATTAATTAATATCCGTCCGATTGTCGCCAGCATCAAGGAATTCTTTGGCTCATCGCAGTTATCCCAGTTTATGGATCAGCACAACCCCTTAGGTGAGTTAACGCACAAACGCCGGATGTCTGCCTTAGGACCTGGTGGTTTGACGCGGGATCGTGCCGGATATGAAGTTCGGGATGTGCACTATACGCAATATGGCCGTCTGTGCCCAATCGAAACACCAGAAGGTCCTAACATCGGGCTAATTAACTCGCTGGCTACTTATGCGGTGATTAACAAGTACGGCTTTATTGAAACGCCGTATCGGCGGGTCGACTGGACGACCCACAAGGTTACAGACCGGATTGATTACTTAACTGCCGACGTTGAGGATAATTACATCATTGCGGGTGCCAACGCTAAGTTGAATCCGGATGGTTCCTTTGAGGACGACTTGATTTTAGCGCGACATAAGGAAGACAACATTGAAGTTAGCCCAGACAAGATCGACTATATGGATGTTATTCCTAAGCAGGTTGTGTCGGTTGCTTCCGCCTGTATTCCTTTCCTAGAAAATGATGACTCTAACCGGGCATTGATGGGGGCCAACCAACAGCGTCAGGCAGCTCCACTTATCAACCCGCACAGCTCTTTAGTTGGTACTGGTATGGAATATCGGGCCGCCCACGATTCTGGTGCTGCGGTTTTGGCTGAAGCAGCTGGGACAGTTGAGTACGTTGATGCCAATACCATCAGAATTAGACGTGCAGACGGAACTTTAGACAAGTACACGCTTGAAAAGTACCGCCGGTCAAATAACTCTAAGTCATACAACCAGACACCGAACGTTAAGTTGGGTGATAAGGTTGAAGAGAGCGAAGTGATTGTTAACGGTCCAACGATGGATCATGGCGAACTGGCTTTGGGTCAAAACCCGGTAATCGCCTTTATGACTTGGAATATGTACAACTATGAAGATGCCATTATGCTTTCAGAACACCTGGTCAAGGATGATGTGTACACTTCAATCAGTATTGAAGATTATGAGTCAGAAGCACGTGATACCAAGCTTGGTCCTGAAGAAATTACGCGTGAATTACCTAATGTGGGTGAGGATGCACTAAAAGACCTTGACAGTCAAGGTATTGTCCGCATCGGAGCAGAAGTTCATGACGGCGATATTTTAGTTGGTAAGGTTACACCTAAGGGTGTGACTGAACTTTCAGCCGAAGAGCGCCTCTTGCACGCAATTTTTGGTGAAAAAGCCCGCGAAGTGCGTGATACTTCTCTTCGAGTACCGCATGGTGGTGGCGGAATTGTCCGCGATGTCAAAGTCTATACCCGTGAGAACGGTGACGAATTAGCACCTGGCGTTAATACCTTAGTTCGTGTTTACATTGCGCAAAAACGGAAAATTCAAGTTGGTGACAAGATGTCTGGGCGGCATGGTAACAAGGGTACGGTTGCGGCCGTTGTCCCGGAAGAGGATATGCCCTACTTACCAGATGGTACACCGGTTGATATTTGTTTGAACCCAATGGGTGTCCCTTCACGTATGAACATTGGACAGCTGCTTGAATTACACTTGGGTTGGGCTGCTAACCGACTCGGCATTCATGTTGCTACGCCGGTATTTGATGGTGCTAGTGAAGATGATGTTTGGGATACGGTTCACAAGGCCGGTGTTGACCGCGACGGTAAGACCGTGCTTTACGATGGCCGCACAGGAGAACCCTTCCATAACCGTGTTTCGGTGGGAATTATGCACTACTTGAAGCTAACCCACATGGTTGATGATAAGATTCACGCCCGTTCAATTGGGCCATACTCGCTGGTTACTCAACAACCGCTTGGGGGTAAAGCCCAGTTTGGTGGACAGCGTTTTGGTGAAATGGAAGTTTGGGCCCTTGAAGCTTATGGTGCCGCGTACACTCTGCAAGAGATCTTGACTTACAAGTCAGATGACGTTGTTGGCCGGGTCAAGGCCTATGAAGCTGTGGTCAAAGGCGAAAGAATTCCAAAGCCAGGCGTTCCTGAATCTTTCCGCGTGTTAGTTAAGGAATTACAATCGTTAGGATTGAATATTCGTGTTCTTGACATGGATCACAAGGAAATTGAATTGCGTGACATGGATGATGATTCAAACGAGCACTTGAACATCGATACCCTGTCCAAGATGGCTGAAGAGCAGCAAAAGAAGAAGTTAGCCGCAACAGCTGACGCTTCTGATGACGGTGAAGCCGGTGAGCCGGTAGAATCCACCGAGTCTGAAACTCCTGTCGATAAGTCCGATGATGATAACAAGATTTCTAAATAA
- a CDS encoding lactococcin 972 family bacteriocin, which produces MNKLNKIVAGVTLVVLFGIAIVPTLGSTPKEVHSGTVDNDSLNLRASKKREGGMWNYGVGSTYVWSYYQHKRRLHKSSVRPGYFADTISSGWRQKGTQSRASAPKAKLGNAMFYNVD; this is translated from the coding sequence ATGAATAAATTAAATAAAATTGTTGCTGGTGTAACTTTAGTTGTTCTTTTTGGCATAGCAATCGTTCCTACGCTTGGGTCAACTCCCAAAGAGGTGCATTCAGGAACTGTGGATAATGACAGCTTAAATTTGCGGGCATCTAAAAAAAGAGAGGGTGGCATGTGGAATTACGGTGTCGGCAGTACGTATGTTTGGTCATATTACCAACATAAACGTAGGTTGCATAAATCATCTGTAAGACCAGGATATTTTGCTGATACTATCAGTAGTGGCTGGCGGCAAAAAGGTACACAATCAAGAGCGTCCGCTCCCAAAGCTAAGTTGGGAAACGCTATGTTTTATAATGTGGATTAA
- a CDS encoding ATP-dependent Clp protease ATP-binding subunit — MKKSYTTSANQVLEIAREQAQAFHHRLIGTEHVLLAMVIESDGEAGKDLRAWGATPKTIREEIERYTGYGSAGKTSYMEMSPRLSMVLAYAGTLAEREGSAKIRTCHILLGLLLNEQVLATVILRNLNIDLDGLRNDIFHSLGEDEAMGSSNQSEDGWSNYGGPDDGGVAAQSATPTLDQVSVNLNERAENGRIDPVIGRDREVARVIEILSRRNKNNPVLIGEPGVGKTAVAEAIATAIVNKQVPYDLLDKQVVSLDLGGLVAGTKYRGEFEDRLKKIIKEITEDGSIILFVDEMHTLIGAGGAEGSIDAANILKPSLARGDIQMIGATTFDEYQKYVEKDQALARRFQIVRLNEPSRAESLAILTGLKSKYEHFHHVNISEAALKNAIDLSSRYITNRYLPDKAIDLIDEASAAVKIKSGRGSNNQLVQLNEQLKKVIEQKNQAAVNQNFVKAAELQDKQNSLQLRQDKLADRLENSAIGKSAVQPEDIAKVVSNWTGVPVTQMNRNETKQLANLEGDLHRRIIGQDKAVSAVSRAVRRSRSGIKDENRPIGSFLFLGPTGVGKTELAKAIAAAIFGSENNLIRIDMSEYMDQVASSKLIGSAPGYVGYDEGGQLSEQVRRHPYSVVLLDEVEKAHPDVFNLLLQVLDDGFLTDSKGRKVDFKNTIVIMTSNLGSRSLFETKAVGFAADHTSQTKLRQERVQQALKQFFRPEFLNRVDESIIFDELDHKQLRQIVTLLTRKLIDRLHKLGIQLKISRAALDKIAKDGYNPEMGARPLRRAIESDMEDKIASLLIKGELKSGDLLKIGCNHDKLKFDIEPISKNKLVASR; from the coding sequence ATGAAAAAATCTTATACTACGAGCGCAAATCAAGTTTTAGAGATTGCTCGTGAGCAAGCGCAAGCGTTTCACCATCGCTTGATTGGTACTGAACACGTGCTACTAGCAATGGTTATTGAGTCTGATGGCGAAGCGGGCAAAGATTTGCGAGCTTGGGGCGCAACACCAAAGACAATTCGTGAAGAAATTGAGCGTTATACCGGCTACGGTTCGGCAGGCAAGACCAGCTACATGGAGATGTCACCGCGTCTTAGCATGGTTTTGGCTTATGCGGGTACTCTGGCTGAACGTGAAGGATCAGCTAAAATTAGGACCTGTCACATTTTGCTGGGTCTGCTGCTCAATGAACAGGTTTTGGCGACCGTTATTTTACGCAACTTAAATATTGATTTGGATGGCTTACGTAACGATATCTTTCATAGCTTGGGTGAAGATGAGGCAATGGGGAGCAGCAATCAAAGTGAAGATGGCTGGTCGAATTATGGCGGACCTGACGATGGTGGTGTAGCTGCTCAAAGTGCTACGCCGACGCTTGACCAGGTTTCAGTCAACCTGAATGAACGTGCAGAAAATGGCCGAATCGATCCTGTGATCGGGCGCGATCGTGAAGTAGCGCGGGTAATTGAAATTCTGTCGCGGCGTAATAAGAATAATCCTGTCTTGATTGGTGAGCCTGGTGTTGGTAAGACAGCTGTAGCCGAAGCTATTGCAACTGCAATCGTTAATAAACAAGTTCCCTACGACTTGTTGGACAAGCAGGTGGTTTCATTGGACTTGGGCGGACTAGTTGCAGGGACTAAATATCGCGGCGAGTTTGAAGATCGCTTAAAGAAAATTATCAAAGAAATCACTGAAGACGGTAGTATCATTCTCTTTGTGGATGAGATGCACACCTTAATCGGAGCTGGTGGTGCTGAGGGTTCAATTGATGCAGCAAATATTTTGAAGCCGTCGCTAGCCCGGGGCGACATCCAAATGATTGGCGCTACTACCTTTGATGAGTACCAAAAATACGTGGAAAAGGATCAGGCGCTGGCGCGCCGCTTTCAGATTGTCCGGCTGAATGAGCCGTCACGGGCAGAATCCCTGGCAATTTTAACCGGTTTAAAGTCCAAGTACGAGCACTTCCACCACGTCAATATTTCGGAAGCGGCCTTGAAGAATGCCATTGACCTGTCAAGCCGCTATATTACTAACCGTTACTTGCCCGATAAGGCTATTGACTTGATTGATGAGGCCAGTGCGGCTGTGAAGATTAAGTCTGGCCGTGGTTCAAACAATCAATTGGTTCAGCTAAATGAGCAACTTAAAAAGGTGATTGAACAGAAGAATCAGGCGGCCGTCAATCAAAACTTCGTGAAGGCGGCCGAGCTGCAGGATAAGCAGAATAGCTTGCAATTACGTCAAGATAAGTTGGCAGACCGCTTAGAGAATTCGGCGATTGGCAAGTCAGCGGTGCAACCTGAAGATATTGCTAAAGTTGTCTCTAACTGGACTGGAGTACCGGTAACGCAAATGAACCGGAACGAGACCAAGCAGTTGGCTAACTTAGAAGGAGACTTGCACCGGCGGATCATTGGTCAAGATAAGGCCGTATCCGCTGTTAGTCGAGCTGTTCGCCGTAGCCGTAGTGGCATCAAGGATGAGAATCGGCCGATTGGCTCCTTCCTCTTCTTGGGTCCGACCGGTGTCGGTAAGACAGAACTCGCCAAGGCAATTGCCGCGGCCATTTTTGGTTCCGAAAACAATCTAATCAGAATTGACATGTCTGAATACATGGACCAGGTTGCTAGTAGCAAGTTAATTGGTTCAGCTCCTGGTTATGTTGGTTACGACGAAGGCGGTCAACTGTCCGAACAAGTTCGGCGTCATCCTTATTCAGTAGTTCTGCTCGATGAGGTGGAAAAAGCTCACCCAGATGTCTTTAACTTGTTGTTGCAGGTGCTTGATGATGGCTTTTTGACTGATTCCAAAGGCCGTAAAGTGGACTTTAAGAATACGATTGTCATTATGACCTCTAACCTGGGTTCGCGGTCACTCTTTGAAACTAAGGCGGTTGGCTTTGCGGCTGATCACACCAGTCAGACCAAATTGCGCCAAGAGCGGGTGCAACAAGCATTGAAACAGTTCTTCCGGCCTGAATTCTTGAATCGGGTGGATGAATCCATTATTTTTGATGAATTGGACCACAAGCAATTGCGTCAGATTGTGACTTTGTTGACCCGGAAGTTAATTGACCGCCTGCACAAGCTTGGCATTCAACTAAAGATATCTCGAGCTGCGCTTGATAAGATTGCTAAGGATGGTTACAACCCAGAGATGGGGGCCAGGCCGCTACGTCGGGCAATTGAGTCTGACATGGAGGACAAGATTGCTTCCTTATTAATTAAGGGCGAGCTTAAGTCTGGTGACCTCCTCAAGATTGGCTGCAACCATGATAAGCTCAAATTTGACATTGAACCGATTAGCAAAAACAAGCTGGTTGCTTCAAGGTGA
- a CDS encoding DUF2785 domain-containing protein produces MQTAIEQLAQSSDQDLRFTDAQVNFMLKNVGNLDPHLRDKLVYTLFARGFNLDAFTSQQVETIIATFIKEQNLFKGIGQPQNDLVFLRTFSALLGGLIIDKDSKQAILADKQRQLLFDWSIAYLNQEKDYRGFVPGKGWAHAVAHGSDFLSATLSHQKFTCTNEDELFTLIKTIWHNMQAPFIDDEEQRIASAFYLGVHAGNVTSAGFTRFVCQFDTSLNQEIDWAKQVDWYRLSSWQRLLQNWYFFFSQDEEIRTVLNAKIMTYYTQMGYQVD; encoded by the coding sequence ATGCAGACAGCTATCGAACAACTCGCCCAATCGTCCGACCAAGACTTGCGCTTCACTGACGCACAAGTCAACTTTATGCTCAAGAATGTAGGTAATCTTGATCCGCACCTACGCGATAAACTGGTCTATACCCTGTTTGCTCGCGGCTTTAATCTTGATGCCTTTACTTCCCAGCAAGTGGAAACAATTATTGCAACCTTTATCAAGGAACAAAACTTATTTAAGGGGATAGGCCAACCCCAAAACGACTTGGTTTTCTTGCGCACTTTTAGTGCGCTACTGGGTGGATTAATTATAGACAAGGACAGCAAGCAGGCAATCCTAGCGGATAAACAGCGGCAACTCCTATTTGATTGGAGTATTGCTTATTTAAACCAAGAAAAAGACTACCGCGGCTTCGTCCCTGGCAAGGGCTGGGCTCACGCCGTAGCCCACGGCAGTGACTTTCTAAGTGCCACACTCAGTCATCAAAAGTTCACCTGTACTAATGAAGACGAGCTTTTTACTCTAATCAAAACGATTTGGCACAACATGCAAGCGCCCTTCATTGATGATGAAGAGCAGCGCATCGCCTCTGCCTTTTATCTGGGCGTTCATGCTGGAAATGTCACTTCTGCTGGATTCACACGTTTTGTCTGCCAGTTCGATACAAGCCTGAACCAGGAGATTGACTGGGCTAAGCAGGTCGACTGGTACCGCCTCTCCAGTTGGCAACGACTTTTACAGAATTGGTACTTTTTCTTTTCGCAAGATGAAGAAATCCGTACTGTCTTAAACGCGAAAATCATGACCTACTATACCCAAATGGGTTATCAAGTTGACTAG
- a CDS encoding ATP-binding cassette domain-containing protein, whose product MIKVEHLTKKFKEKTILAEINCRLETGKSYAIVGKSGTGKTTLLNVLSGLEEATTGTVWIDDLSVKPKNQWKLYREYCGFLFQNFALIDTETVKQNLRLGLANQKLAKAARDSKLQAALRQVGLDYLSLQQKVYTLSGGEQQRVALARIMLKNPKVIFADEPTGSLDAENGQMVIKSLLTSFDPAATIVIATHDPAVWQQCDYVIKLADENIEITPNLS is encoded by the coding sequence ATGATTAAAGTAGAACACCTGACCAAAAAATTCAAAGAAAAAACGATTTTGGCAGAGATTAATTGCAGGCTGGAGACTGGCAAGAGCTATGCCATTGTGGGCAAGAGTGGTACAGGTAAAACAACCTTGCTCAACGTCTTAAGCGGCTTAGAAGAGGCGACCACCGGTACAGTATGGATTGATGACTTAAGCGTTAAACCCAAAAACCAGTGGAAGCTCTACCGCGAATATTGTGGTTTTCTGTTTCAAAACTTCGCCTTAATTGACACGGAGACAGTTAAGCAGAACCTGCGCCTGGGCTTAGCTAATCAGAAGCTAGCTAAAGCGGCAAGAGATAGCAAGCTGCAGGCAGCCCTGAGACAAGTAGGACTTGATTACTTGTCCCTGCAACAAAAGGTCTACACCTTAAGTGGCGGCGAGCAGCAACGGGTGGCGCTAGCGCGCATAATGTTAAAGAACCCCAAGGTAATTTTCGCTGATGAACCAACGGGCTCGCTTGATGCAGAGAACGGACAAATGGTAATCAAGTCCCTTCTAACAAGCTTTGATCCAGCGGCCACGATTGTGATTGCCACGCACGACCCGGCAGTCTGGCAGCAATGCGATTACGTTATTAAGCTGGCGGATGAAAATATTGAAATTACGCCCAATTTGAGCTGA